GAGTGtagattaaccactacaccacactgaccctTCTAGAAATAGGGTTGCTGAATACAGCCTTTTCTGTTGTTAACAGAGATGGCAATATATCAAATGTTAAAGCAatgccaacttttttttttagctaCTATATGTTGAGCTAAACATCTGCATTGGGGGGAACCGTGGTTTAGGTAAGCCATAGGAAAGCTACAAAGCAGACAGCTTCTAATTTTCTCCATTTCTTCACACCTCATAATATGATAGAAATCCAGGCTCATGTGTAAAATGTCCTGGATGGGCAGGTCCAGAGGCAGGGGCGCCCACTGATGTGTTCCTGGTGCTAAGCCTGAAGGTACGTCCATAGCTGGCAAACCCCATGATAAGTTTGTGAGCAGGAGCACCTTTTTGGATCCAGTACAGCATAGCAAACTTCTGtaggaaagacagaaagaaaggcatATCTCTGTGGCTGGTGTTCAAACACTTGTCTGGTGGTTAGGGAAACAAAACAGTGCTCCATGTTCTTACGCAGCTGGAATAAGGGCTTTCCTCAGCGTGCTGACCGGAATACAAGGGGCTGTTGTGCCCAGCCACTCTGTCAGAAAAACCACCATGGAAATTGTAGGCCTTCACACTAATGTAATCAAGATGTCTGCAACAGAAATAAGTTAGAATTAGATCATCACTAGTAACCATAACCAATTCTGCAAAGattttcttcatttgttacaccAGGTTTATTCCCCTCAAACTGCTTTCAGGAAACTCAAGCATCCTTTTCTTTCAGCTTACTCTGACAGTCTTTCGACTTCATAGGCAGCATCAATTACTTCTTTCCGAGCAGCAACTGCTGCAGTAAGTAACAGCTTCTTATTCCCAGTCCTTCTGGCCTCTTTTTCAAATGCTGCCGTCATTTCCTAAGAAAGCAAAAAGTCTTTTCAGCTTTCTTCCCGGCTTGCTCAGTGGAACCAGATAATTggctaagcccattgatttcctaCCTCTGTCAGCAAAGTAAAGCGATGCTTGTCCTTAGGAGGACTTCCCCTGTACCCAGGATGTTCAAAGTGCAGCTCAGTCCCATCAAAGCCATAGCGCCGCAGTATAGGTATAGCTGAATCAATGAAGATCTTACGGGTGGCGGCTGTGGAAAGCATGGGGCTGAAACTGAGGGCGGGGAGAGATCGCATCATTAAACAACTGTTCTATACAGAGCTGGAAAGTTTTCTATCTTTCTGAATGAGTTGGTGGAGGAATGGCTGGGATCTGGTTCGTCAACGCTACAGAAATATATCGAAGCATTATCGATTCAGGACAAAGGATCTTGCTAATAGCAAAAACAAGAACTGCTGCTCCCAAACTGATAGTTCCCTTGTCAGCTCACGACTGTGTTCTTCAATGTGttagtaaaaaacaaacaaacataaattcAGTAATTAAAGCAGAGAACAAACTATGACTGCTGTTGGAACAGGTAAAGTTCTTAGATTTCAGATCTCTGGGAGGTACAGTCTTAGACAAACTCATCAGCAGAAGAATTACTGTAGGTATTTTTACATTCTTTAGGAAATGAAAGATGTAATAGCGGCTCAAAAAATCAACATTTATTCTGGTATTTAACAGTATAAGAATAATGGCCTCTGATcgctcatcatcatcatatatatatattttaaccttATTAGCTTTTCCCCTCAGTCTGGCCATACTGGTGGGGGAGAAAATAGCCTGTGCTTCTCACCCCCTGCCCCAATCTGCACAGCCTGTGTTTTGCCAagttcaggaaaacattttcctcTGGGCTAAAGAGAGTATATAGTccatgcctctccccaccccttccaagggCTACAAGCAAATCAAATCTCAGGTGCTAGCAAGTACAGCACCAGAAACCAAATAGAACTCGCTGTTGCTTATGCAGAACTGGTGCCCTTTGAGACAATTGCATCAATTGCAAGAGATGATAGAAGACATTGGTGGAACTGCTCTTTCTCCAACTTCCCCTGCCTCAAGCGAGGTCACAAGTGGAAGCCAGGTGACAGTTCTAACTCCATTTCCatacccctccccaatctccagctCTTTATCATGTCTGCCATCACTGTCCCTGTCCTTTCAACAGTGAATGAGAAAACTCACGCAGTGCCAAATCTGTTTCCTCCAACAGCTAACAGAGTCAACAATGCTGGATTtctacaaaaaaagaagaaatatattTGATATGTTTAAGTAAGAAACAATAATTATAGAGCAGGTTTTTAGTTTTTTGTAGGAAATCTATAATTATTGTTCTGACATACATACATAGACACACAGACTGCAGCAAACCAAACATGTTAATTCAGATTTTGGATATTTATATTTCTAATTACTAGAGGTTTTGCCTGTCACTGGACACTTCCATAAACAAACAACAGGGCTTGTGTAGCAGTTTGCTTGGAAAACAGCTACCCATGAAGTtgtattcaagttataagcttttgagCACATGTATACTTCTTCagtgaatatataaacaaaacttGTTATACCAGTTTGGTTCTTGCATCTGTTCAAAAATGTTAATTATGCTGTTCATCCtctgcctatatgtatggactggtaatttccaattcattgtatctgaagaagtgagtgcactcaaactttgttggtcttaaaggtgctactaggctCCAAATGTGTTGTGTGTGCTCTCATGAGAGCTTAAACCTCGAACAAAACGTGGTTGgtaggtctttaaggtgctcctggactcaaactttgttccgctgcttcagaccaacatggctgccacctGAAACTGCCCCTGAACATCACTGAAGATAATGTGTTACTGTCACCAGAGGACATCTAGAGGTACCCACAGAGAGACAGTGCAGCTCTGTGTTAGCACACATCTGCCCAGTAGCTCATACTAACTGTCAtgggaaggcagcataaaaattaaataaataaataactgtatgCAGCTGATGACGTCATTGACCCCACCAGATTTCGCTATTCACTCAGGAACTATGGCCGGAAGCTGCCTCCTGACTCTTTCTAGTAAAGAAAATTCTCTGCCCCTTTCAGCAATGTTTAGTGGTAAGAGCTAAACATTTTCCCAGTGAACCATTGTACATACTGTGTTTGCTAAATTATATAACACaagttatataattatataacacAAGTTATATAATTCACAAAACTCACATGATGGAGGAGAATCTCACTTCTGTCCATCACAATTCAGTGCAATCCCTGAGAGCCCAGCCGCAATACAGTGGGGTCTGGGAGCCACTCTGAGCCCAGGGGAGCTACCAGGATCTACCACAATCAAGCTTGGAAGAATTGCCAGGCTTCATTGCCTATGGCCAAGCTTGCAGTGGCTCCTAGGTTAAGCTGCCATGGCCGagcccagtgcagctgctggcatCTTCTGTGGCCTCTGCCAAGGCCAGTGCGACTGCTGGTGCCCCCACAGCTGGGTCCAGTTTGGCTTCTGGCATCCTCCTCCACCAATGGGCCCAGCTGCTGGCATCCTCCAGCTCCTCATCAggtaatataaatatatttgggAGGATTTATACCCCCatttacttttttttattttagatttttctgcatacctgaaGAGTCCCTCAAGCATGTCAAAAAAATCTCTTTAGCCTCTGTGTGTCCCTGATCTGTGGATCTAGCTATCTGTAGATTTAGCTATCTGCATAGCAATAGGGAAGTGTAGTAATAGTAACAAACAAGCCCACTAATAGTAACAGATAAGTCCATGATACTTTCAGGGGAAGTTTTCAAAGTGTccagaaaaatctctttagccTGCACATGGCCTTAATTGTGGCTAATAGTATAATGATAAGACCAAAACAATATGTTCTTTCTTAAAACTTTCTAAAACTATTCCTAAATCATTACCTGGCAAATTCTGCTGCAGATATGTTAGAATCGCCTGGATCTTCTCAATATCTATATCAATTTATGCTAGAATAGAATCTGAGTCTCTAGACTTCCCACAGAATGCTTATCATATAAACAGCCTTTTCCTCTCAGCTGTCATTTATACCTCAGTGTTGTgtttaagtattttaaaaaaaaactttacctcATCTTTAATGCTTGGATTTGGGAGaaaaggacattttcatcattCCATCCATCACAGGAGAGACGGTTTTTCCTTATGATCGCAAAGGCAAACGTGATGTGAGTACACAAATCTGGGTTTATATCCTCTGGGTAAAACTTTGCAGGATTGGGCCGATATTGAGCCCACTTAGTGACGTAACATACAATCTTACAAGGAGAACCtggcaagaaaacaaagattgtgTGGTTGTTGTAACAAATTTATAGTGTTGTTCTTTCTAACATTATGTTTGGCAGAAAGTCAACAAATGGTGATATGTGATCCTAATATTAATACATCATATAACTTGATTCTTCTTGACAGCAAACTTACCATCCTCAGAATTGTTTGTCTGAAGAGATGCATGTTGTTTTAACAAAACTTTGTATTCATTGAGGACATATACACTTTCCATGTGTTCATCGTGATTGGTCATGATTATAAAAGCCCCCACAGTCAAGCCATCTAAAATAATCCAGATACAAAGGTTAGCATAATAATACTCTTTTCCTATTAATTGAACGCTATAAGCTTCAACCAATGTCAATACTCTGTATAGATTAAAGAAAGACCTCATACATTGGATCTCATGATCATGAACTCAAGGATCATGGATCTTTCTCACAATCCTCTCTCTCCAGCAGGGTCCTAAGGTGTTGAGACCCATGTGAGCTAATAACCCCACAGGTTAGTGCTGAGACAGAAGGGGGTGattttgtttctttcctcctccctacCTGTGGCTATTACTCCACTGGAGTTTCACAGCCTTTGGAATAATTTTTCTTGGGGACATAATGGACTACTGGGCAAATGGAATGCCAGAAAAGATCTATGACCTTCAATACTTTCCCCTGACAGTTAGTAAGATCTAACCTAACATACTAGAGAAATGACAGAAAAAGTGCAAGACCTATCATGCATTTTACATTATAATACTCAAAGGTGAATGTGTGCATCTCCCATCTGAAGAGATACTCAAAtgatctaagtcagtggtcccaaacctttttatcaccggggaccactcaacgccttttactgaggcccggtggggggggtagtttactcctctactctcaaccactgccctaacgctctctggtcgctatggtaatgtttaaacatcccttcaatataagatacagatacgccacaacaatgaagtgtgttgtaaagggctgggggggatgaagtaaagggccggggggggggagaagacatcctttggggcccacctccaattagtcaaaggaccacatgtggtccgcagcccacaggttggggatcactaatctaagTCATACACTTGAATTTCAGACTTAACACATTTCACCAAAAGTTCCAGAGAAAGAATATCTGAGTCCCTTCTGCTTCCTCTAGTAGCATTTATAATTTATTCTCAATATTATTGTTTGTGAATTTTCTGTTTGATTACTTTGAATGGGTACGTCATTATGGTTTTGCCTGAAGTGGCACTTTATGGAAGCTGGGGCATTTGGAAAAGAACAATAATAACTTTCCCCCCTAGATATTACACCTATTGTTGGATATAATTTCAAATTtgtcataatttatttttaaaacccaagACTCTGTTAGATTTGTCTAATTTTTCTTAAATATGGGAAAGTGAGGTTTCTGGAAAGGTGGCATTTAAATATTAtatcattggggagaaaggctgatcttatggtggttttgttgttgttgttagttgcgaagtcatgtccgatccatcacgacccaatggacaatgatcctctaggccttcctgtcctctaccattccctggagtccatttaagtttgcaccttcaaggatcgctgccttgccgtggcaagggcgcttgcgtagctcagtgaaactatgagctatgccgtgcagggtcacccaagacagacagatcatagctgagagctgtgaaaaaggtgatccactggagaaggaaatggcaaaccactccagtatctttgccatgaaaactctatggacagttccaaaaggtgTTCTGTTATTATACCAATAAGATTAGGGTTGCATCTAATTTGTTCAGATGGGGGCTCTAGAGACATGGCAAGGAAGAGTGAAGGCAACAGTTAACCCTGTCTACCAACGGTCTACCAACGGTAGTCTACCAATGGTCTACCAACGGTAGGTTATTAACTTTCACATATGGCTTTGTGGttattataaaatattttctgaaaTAACTTAGTCCAAAGTTCACATGTCCCAACATCTTTGGTATGAATCATTCCGTGAATATTTCTCAGCATTAGGTTAATGTTTTGTGAAAGGGATGGACTTCATTTTGCTATAGTGGATAATATTTAAAGCATGTCTGATGTTCTCTGACATTTGGCTCGATAGCATAACGCATAAATGTCTATTATGTCTTCCTTGATTAAAAGATTCATCCTCCCAGCAAACAGGGATGTGAACatctttctgttctgtttcagcaGGTACAATGTTGTAGAAAGCAATTCCCAGAATACAAACCTGCTTTGCAAAAGTCTACTACTTGTGTCTCTCACTATACCTTTTAAATTCTGCCCTTCTCTAGAACAGCATTCAAGAGATCAATAAGAGAAGTCAGTATTTTGTTGTTGGACTGCTTATACAATtctgctgggagttcattccTTCCTGGAGTTTTATCAATATTTAATGTTTAGAATACTTCTAGTATTTCTtacactgtgatttttttcctcttgccAAGTCTGTGCTATTTTAAtatcaaaattttaaaatgacTTTATAGATTTCTGTTTTATACCTACAAGCTTAATCAGAGGTATCAATGGAAAATTTGGTGATGGAGAATGGAGAACCAAGCAAGGGGAGATACAGGATGGGTTATGCACATCCCTTCTTCAAGGTTCCTGCTTAGGGATGGTAAGAAGGCTCTCCCTTCTGCATTTGGGGTCCAGGACTGTGGTGTGCTGGAAATACGATTGGAAATGAGCCAAAGGAGGCTGAGTCGGGCCCTTCCCCCAACTTGCACCTGATCACTGGACCCAAATGGACTAAATAACTAGCCCAGTGGCCAACATTCCATTTTTGGACAAAGTGCTTGATGGTAGCTATGAAGCTTCAGGTGTTCTTGTAGGACATGGATTACCTAGACCCATTTTAGTCCAGGCTCAAACCTGGATTTGGTCACACTGGTGGATGATCTTtaccggatggatggatggatggatggatggatggaaggaaggaaggaaggaaggaaggaaggaaggaaggaaggaaggaaggaaggaaggaaggaaggaaggaaggaaggaaggaaggaaggaaggaaggaaggaaggaaggaagaaaaaaattgaTCCTTCTTGAATCTTCTGGAACTCTTAGTGGCTTGCAGTTCCCTTTATCATAGTATACTTATGAAGAGGCTAGCTGCATTTGCAATAGGGAGCACCATGTTTTGGTGGGTCTATTCTTATTTGGCTTGCTTATTCCAAAAATGACAGGATGTAGGATTATATCACCTCTGTGTTGAAAGATGTGCAGTAGCTGTCTGGCAGTCCCATACTGCCCAGCCTACCAGTTAAGACCTTCTTTCCAAACCCTATGCTCTGTGGTTCTGCCTGCAAAGATGAGGCAGGCAGCAACCAAAGAAAGAGATTTTGAAAAGGCTATTCCTTGCCTCAGACCTGCAGATCAAGATGGCCTAGGCTAGCTCAagctcatcatatctcagaagctaaacagggttggcctcaCTAGTGTTTGAATGGGATACCATCAAGGAATTCTAGAGTTACaacacagaggaaagcaatggcaaaccacctctattagTGTCTTGCATTGAAAATCCTATGGTGTCGTGGTAAGTCAGCAGTGGCTTGATATTGCTTTACACATTCACACATACAttgcttttaaaaagctttccctCGTGAGGCTTTTTTGGGCATCTGCTTTACTGACCCTTAGGTGCCGAGCCAAAATATTTCTCTTTATCCAAACTTTTAACTGAAATAGTCAAATCTTTTCTAGCCTGGGGATTGTTTGATGAATAACCAATGCACCTGCCTCAGCACCAACTGGATaagggctctccaaggtgttccagtgaggatgctagcagctacattctgcaccagctgcaatttcctggtCAAAGACAAGGACAGGCCCACATGAAGCGAGTTACAGacatcaatcctggaggtgaccatcatgtggatcactgtggctaggtgctccaaagaccaatagggtgctagtagcctcacctggtgaagatgTAAAAATGCCTGCCAGGATACTCTTGTGACCCACACTTCCACTGATAAGGAGGTGTTAAAAATCACCTTCAAATTCCTGGTGGACAGTGCAATGTTAAATTGCATCTCAGCCAGGCAGGGTAAATGCGCTACCTGgtctgcccccctcctcctcagccacaggacctccatcttggaggggttgcgttTCAGATTACTCTGTTCTAACTAtctagccatggcttccaaacatttggcaaacGTATCTGAGGGGGactccaggtggccatccattaggagatagaactgggtgtcatccacatatagaTGACAACCCAGTCTGTAATTctagaccagctgagccagagggtggataaagatgttaaaaagcatgggggagagaccCACACCCTGCAGAATTCCACATGGGGGTTGGTAGGGGCTAGACAACTCTCCCCCGCTGTGACCCTCTGTCCAGTTCTGAaggaagatcagccactgaaggactgTCCCACTTCCCATCCATGGCGAGGCAACAGGCCAGCAGCTtctggtcaaccatgtcaaacatggccaacagatctaacatcacaagaatggctgaactgccctggtccagctggtgccagatatcATCTGTTAGGGTGATCAGCACTatctctaccctgtggccaggatggaagcacaACTGGAATAGATCAAGTGCAGAAGTTTCAcccaagaatgccaggaactgaTCCCCAGCTGTCCATAGCCAATATTAAGTTCAAAGTCTGCCTGTTATATTTGCAGTCTATGAACACAGCACAGATATATGTTAAAAGGTATCTTCAGTTGCCAGATGTTACATACCTGGTCTCACAAGTTTTATGAAAGGTTCATCATCAAAATACCACTTATCTGTATATTCTTCCCCTATAATCATCATGCTCTTATTGTAGCAGTTATACTAAGTAGAATTACCTGGAGTTACAGCATGATCTGCTTCAATTTCCCATGCTCCAAGCTCATGGGTCAGACTTAAGATAAGTTCAGATTTTCCTCGTACAAGCAGCCTTTCATGGACACACCTATAAAAATTGTCATAAGAATATTAATTTTATCCAAGCAGCTGAAGTTCTTTTTCCATTTAATCTATTGTGAAATCATTAGATACTTAACTGTGATTATGATACTGATTTGGGTATCACACAGTGAACTTCAAATATCGGTTTTGTCCCATATTTATCAATCACAAAAAGTCAAAAACAGAAAGCAAATTTCAAATCATGGGATTCTGGCCCAAGATGAGTAGAATCATATGATTTTACTTGAGTAGTTTTATTGGAGGCTGGAATTGTTGCAAACTTTCCTAGAACATCAGATGGGTACTACATTGGAGAACAGTGGCCAGAAGAGCCACAGGGAATGTGTCAAAGAGCCACATGATGTGACTCCTGATCTACAACTGAAGTTTATGGACAGGCGGCTGACAACATGATTGCAGCTAACTAATTTTAAATAGCAATTACAAataaagtagtgacacccaggctctcgCAGGTATGTGGAAAACATACCTGCTCCGGACCTCTTTCCatcctccttcccctttctctctcacaaacacacacacacacaaacgcaggccccttccctccccacttcttcCTCCCCTCTCACTTCCGGGACTTACTCCTCAGTCactccccccacaaacacaaacaaaaacatgcacacacagagagtcctccccctccctctttaccTGTTTTCCCAGGAGGGCCCCAGCCTCCTCTGGCATGGAGGGCAGTGCTTGCATCGCAACCTGCGGCCCAACCCCTCAGAGGCCTGGAGGGGAGCGGACCAGTCCCCAGGAGCTGTGTGGCCTTTGCCCTGGACCTCAGAGACCTGTGGGGTGTCAGCACAGCTTCAGAAAGCTGCATCCCGGCCCCCAAAGCCTTCCAGGGCAGTGCTGTGGCTTCGGCAGTCCATGCAGCCTCTACCTCAGATCCCAGAGACCTCCAGGGCAGTTGTGCAACTTTGGCAAGCCATGTGGTCTCCACCCTAGCTCCCAGAAACCTGCAGGGAGGCACCTCAACTTTGGCCTGCTGCGTCAAATGTAacaatgaattgtttttttttttacagttctgtAAAGAGACCTTAGTTAAAGCAAGATAAAAATATAGAGCTCTCAACTTGCCTGTAATGATACCGATCAGGATGCTGATTGTGGCCCTTAACTACTACATTTCCTAGAGCTTTATATCCCTTTGAACACGCCATTTCTAGTATTTTAATTTCATTATTTGCTCCATAGATTCTCTTTTTCCAGAGTTCCCTAAAAATCCAAAACATTGAAATATGTTATTAAAACAGTGGTGAACAACTCTCACATCTGAAAACTCAGAATCTGGAGGGAATTATCTATCTGCAGTAAGGATGCCATctcccaggtggtggctggagatctcctgggattacaatctgtctccaggcaacagagatcagtttaccaaTTTGGTCAATTTGGAAGATGGACTATTTGGCATTACAATAAAAAAGGGCTTTGCACAGAGATATTTGGACAGCTCCaagaaatgcctatgcaaataatggcttAAAGCAggagcagtcaacctgtggtcctccagatgtccatgaactacaattcccatgaacccttgccagcgtttgctggaggaccacaggttgtctacccctggcttaaagtaTAGTAAACAATTTCTGCAAGAGTTGTTGTTCCAAAGTCTTTTCCTTCTTGGAGAATATgaaaaactttatttttgtatggtGAGTTGTTTATTGTTAAGCTGTTTCCAATGCatgggtttgtttggttttttggaTCTGGCAttatgtaaaatgtttttttaattgtatggtTCTCTGTATCTTATAGgtggggtcaataaagagctgaaatgaactcacaGTATCCATACCTCTTTAACTCATGGATTTCATAGATACCACGCTGGTGGCAATTCttttttccccaccaccactctgTGTAGCACCAGCTGGTGTCAGGCAATCCAACTACAACCACTTGTTCAAAATATCAACTTGCAATTTACAGCATTTGTTAGCCACTTTGTTGCTTTCTGCCAGTTTTGGATTTCAAGCTACACttcggaccacaggttgattccGAATTCATTGTATTAAGTTCAATAAATAAAACCAATTTTTGACACAATTACAAGATACCTGAAACCTTGAGGATGTTTCAGAAGACCATTATTCTCTTCCTTTACCATCAAAGCCCAAGTCACAGGCTGCCCAGAACCTCTTTTAGCCACATCTCCAAGAGAATAATAACCTGGAAGGGGATAACATGGTTAGACCAGGTTCAAGAATTTTCTCTTCTTGACACTTTTCAGACCAAAGCAGAGTTCTGAGCAGTGAACAATGCCTAATTCACATTTTAAGTGACTTCTTGTGTCTCATATTACCTTATATATCTTAATTGGGGGAACTTCTTAAGTTTTACTCTGTAATATTTGTTTATATGTGGTATTTGGCAAGAACTGGTATTTATTATTGCAGCTTTTCCTGACCATtggcccagccccagcccagTTACATAGTGGGGCAAGGCCCAGTTTCACGCTGGTGAATCTACAAGGACTTATGGAAGGCACCATATTTCCCCCTATATCCTCtttcccacactatttcctctttctgtccCCCTGGCAGTCCCTGTTGTCTCatatttccctgcttccttctctcatttTCACGCACCCACCACCTATTTTTATCGGCCTTCCATTTTAAtccacctttattattattattattattattattattattattattctatatcACTTATATACTATTTTTTCAACAGTgggcacccaaagcagtttacatgattctcctcttctccattttatcttcccaacaaccctaAGAAgtagttaggctgagaatgtataattggctcaaggtcactcaaatGAACTTTcatagcagagtgggaattcaaacacagatttcccagatcctagtctgaaattttaaccagtacacgaCATTGGCTTTCAtggagtggctgctgttgaacagtagcaaacagccattcctggctgagtcATGCAATTTGCTTTGTATAAAGTGATTGCTGCAGAGCTCAGCCCCAATGAGTCTTCTTTCACAGGTCACAATAGCCCTGAAAAGagctctccccctgccttttattgACTAAGACCAAAATTTGTAGGCTGGTGATACTGTTATGGCTGCCTAGCAtgcccacagtgacccatgcagaGGGTGttcatttcttaaaggtacaggtggtccttttattatttaatttttaaatttgtttagatttgagatttttctgcaaacctgtggagtttttcaggtttatagaaagagCTGTCTTGCTTGTTCATGGTTCCAgtattgagaattagatatactgatgATTGATAAGTAGATAGATCTGGAGGCATGTTACATTTGCACATAGTATCATGGACACCCTTTGAAAATATTGTCACCATGCAGCAGTAGACAGTACAGCTACAAAACTGCACCTGACCTCAGTCAATCACAATCCATGTTGAGGGAGGGGACCTTAAATACAAGCTGCTTGATATGAATGACAGTCGCTGCTG
The nucleotide sequence above comes from Paroedura picta isolate Pp20150507F chromosome 4, Ppicta_v3.0, whole genome shotgun sequence. Encoded proteins:
- the LOC143836181 gene encoding uncharacterized protein LOC143836181; its protein translation is MEHSLEGLLVLLCLLIVGPTESVNEDTIEEKIPSKFCNVYKHIATLAGTGGSKNVSFWHLNCPFEGYYSLGDVAKRGSGQPVTWALMVKEENNGLLKHPQGFRELWKKRIYGANNEIKILEMACSKGYKALGNVVVKGHNQHPDRYHYRCVHERLLVRGKSELILSLTHELGAWEIEADHAVTPDGLTVGAFIIMTNHDEHMESVYVLNEYKVLLKQHASLQTNNSEDGSPCKIVCYVTKWAQYRPNPAKFYPEDINPDLCTHITFAFAIIRKNRLSCDGWNDENVLFSQIQALKMRNPALLTLLAVGGNRFGTAFSPMLSTAATRKIFIDSAIPILRRYGFDGTELHFEHPGYRGSPPKDKHRFTLLTEEMTAAFEKEARRTGNKKLLLTAAVAARKEVIDAAYEVERLSEHLDYISVKAYNFHGGFSDRVAGHNSPLYSGQHAEESPYSSCKFAMLYWIQKGAPAHKLIMGFASYGRTFRLSTRNTSVGAPASGPAHPGHFTHEPGFLSYYEICSFIKHGATVQWLDDQKVPYAYKGFTWVGYDNKKSFGYKAQFVKKHKLGGGSIWAMDLDDFRGTFCNEGPYPLTRELKRLLEGNECSGAGHNIVQARTLQPPTTLQISTTLHPSTTILTTKTLRPASTLQTSTTHRLSTTIQTPTRLQPSTTIPTPMTLRPASTIQTSTSHLTSTSFRPSTTIPTPVTLRPASTIQTSTTHRQSTTFQTSTTLQPSTTFGVELCSKKPDGNYSDPSDPRKYFLCVNKTTYIRNCSQDMVYDVYKKECTSSILPPGNFCALKSDGKYPYPGDQQKYFVCAEKQTWILYCPKGEVFSEITKWCRQPTDILTGLWTVD